A single region of the Leptothrix cholodnii SP-6 genome encodes:
- a CDS encoding YoaK family protein, whose translation MPANYLRGLTGRTRTRSANRQLGALLALTAGAINAGGFLAVQRYTSHMTGIVSAVADDLVLGQWVLAAAGLLSLVSFVVGAMTTAVLTNWARRRAMHSEYALALLLEAVLLLMFGLLGSQLALWSATLMQHALLPATVMLLCFIMGLQNAVVTKISRAEIRTTHMTGVITDLGIELGRLAYWNRTRSMPAANGLDAPLPPVLADRERLAMLGLILGLFFLGGVLGALAFKRFGFGATVPLALLLIALAALPVLDDLRAQRV comes from the coding sequence GTGCCCGCCAACTACCTGCGTGGGCTGACCGGGCGCACCCGCACACGCAGTGCCAACCGCCAGCTCGGCGCCCTGCTGGCGCTGACCGCCGGCGCCATCAACGCCGGCGGCTTCCTGGCGGTGCAGCGCTACACCTCGCACATGACGGGCATCGTCTCGGCGGTGGCCGACGACCTGGTGCTCGGCCAGTGGGTGCTGGCCGCGGCCGGGCTGCTGTCGCTGGTGTCGTTCGTGGTCGGCGCGATGACCACCGCCGTGCTCACCAACTGGGCCCGGCGGCGCGCCATGCACAGCGAATACGCGCTCGCGCTGCTGCTCGAGGCCGTGCTGCTGCTGATGTTCGGCCTGCTCGGCAGCCAGCTGGCGCTGTGGTCGGCCACGCTGATGCAGCACGCGCTGCTGCCGGCCACGGTGATGCTGCTGTGTTTCATCATGGGCCTGCAGAACGCGGTGGTCACGAAGATCTCGCGCGCCGAGATCCGCACCACCCACATGACCGGCGTGATCACCGACCTGGGCATCGAGCTGGGCCGGCTGGCGTACTGGAACCGCACCCGATCGATGCCTGCCGCCAACGGCCTCGACGCCCCCCTGCCGCCGGTGCTGGCCGACCGCGAGCGCCTCGCCATGCTGGGGCTGATCCTCGGCCTGTTCTTCCTCGGCGGCGTGCTCGGCGCGCTGGCGTTCAAGCGCTTCGGCTTCGGCGCCACCGTGCCATTGGCGCTTCTGCTGATTGCACTGGCCGCGCTGCCGGTGCTTGATGACCTGCGCGCCCAACGCGTCTGA
- a CDS encoding SulP family inorganic anion transporter: protein MSTQTPPIPADEPVADTRNPRLHRFRPRLLDSLKGYDRSQFGADLGAGLTVGVVALPLAMAFAIASGVKPEAGIFTAIIAGFLISALGGSQVQIGGPAGAFIVIVYGIVERYGLANLLISTMLAGMLLMLLGLFKLGAMVRYIPVSIVIGFTNGIAVLIALSQVKDLFGLQIDKLPADFFTQLRVLGGALHTLNPVALLVGGLCLALVVVWPKSYRMDVDPHSARARFSRIAAHVPGTLVALVLATTLTALLNLPLETIGQRFGGIPRTLPSLAFPEVSWATAKLLLMPTLTIALLGAIESLLCARVADNMGEFKRHDPNQELMAQGVANLVAPLFGGIPATGTIARTVTNVRAGARTPVAGMVHALALLLVVLVAAPLALHVPLAALAGILLFVAWNMGEWREFARLKQFNMPYRTVLVGTFVLTVVFDLTVAVEVGLILACGFFIWRMGQLFSVQRLGEHPQAGAMVAAVDDDDASPSPTPVPPVPQALPDGVEVRELYGALFFGAVGKIEGLAEQLPASTRLLVLEMHRLIWMDTSGLDALEQLHRQLHRQGIALRLAAAHAQPLSLLRRSGFADQLGVHGIAATLAEALAEPPSADAAAQHKP from the coding sequence ATGTCAACGCAGACGCCCCCCATCCCCGCCGACGAGCCGGTTGCCGACACCCGCAACCCGCGCCTGCACCGCTTCCGGCCACGCCTGCTCGACAGCCTGAAGGGCTACGACCGGTCGCAGTTCGGGGCCGACCTCGGTGCCGGACTCACGGTGGGTGTGGTGGCGCTGCCACTGGCGATGGCGTTCGCGATCGCCTCGGGCGTCAAACCCGAGGCCGGCATCTTCACCGCCATCATCGCGGGCTTCCTGATCTCGGCGCTGGGCGGCTCGCAGGTGCAGATCGGCGGGCCGGCGGGCGCGTTCATCGTCATCGTCTACGGCATCGTCGAGCGTTACGGCCTGGCCAACCTGCTGATCTCGACCATGCTGGCCGGCATGCTGCTGATGCTGCTGGGGCTGTTCAAGCTCGGCGCGATGGTGCGCTACATCCCGGTCAGCATCGTGATCGGCTTCACCAACGGCATCGCGGTGCTGATCGCGCTGTCGCAGGTGAAAGACCTGTTCGGGCTGCAGATCGACAAGCTGCCGGCCGACTTCTTCACCCAGCTGCGGGTGCTGGGCGGCGCGCTGCACACGCTCAATCCGGTGGCGTTGCTGGTGGGCGGGCTGTGCCTGGCGCTGGTGGTGGTGTGGCCCAAGAGCTACCGCATGGATGTCGACCCGCACAGCGCGCGCGCGCGCTTTTCGCGCATCGCCGCGCACGTGCCGGGCACGCTGGTGGCGCTGGTGCTGGCGACCACGCTGACGGCCTTGCTGAACCTGCCGCTGGAGACCATCGGCCAGCGCTTCGGCGGCATCCCGCGCACGCTGCCGTCGCTGGCGTTTCCGGAGGTCAGCTGGGCCACCGCCAAGCTGCTGCTGATGCCGACGCTGACGATCGCGCTGCTGGGTGCGATCGAGTCGCTGCTGTGCGCGCGGGTGGCCGACAACATGGGCGAGTTCAAGCGCCACGACCCGAACCAGGAGCTGATGGCGCAGGGCGTGGCCAACCTGGTGGCGCCGCTGTTCGGCGGCATCCCGGCCACCGGCACCATCGCGCGCACCGTCACCAACGTGCGCGCCGGTGCCCGCACGCCGGTGGCCGGCATGGTGCACGCGCTGGCGCTGCTGCTGGTGGTGCTGGTGGCCGCGCCGCTGGCGCTGCACGTGCCGCTGGCGGCGCTGGCCGGCATCCTGCTTTTCGTGGCCTGGAACATGGGCGAGTGGCGCGAGTTCGCCCGCCTCAAGCAGTTCAACATGCCCTACCGCACGGTGCTGGTCGGCACCTTCGTGCTGACGGTGGTGTTCGACCTGACGGTGGCGGTCGAGGTCGGCCTGATCCTGGCGTGCGGCTTCTTCATCTGGCGCATGGGCCAGCTCTTCAGCGTGCAGCGCCTGGGCGAACACCCGCAGGCCGGCGCGATGGTGGCCGCGGTCGACGACGACGACGCATCGCCGAGCCCGACCCCCGTGCCGCCCGTGCCGCAAGCCTTGCCCGACGGCGTCGAGGTGCGCGAGCTCTACGGCGCGCTGTTCTTCGGCGCGGTCGGCAAGATCGAGGGCCTGGCCGAGCAGCTGCCCGCGTCGACCCGGCTGCTGGTGCTCGAGATGCACCGGCTGATCTGGATGGACACCTCGGGGCTCGATGCGCTCGAGCAACTGCACCGCCAGCTGCACCGACAGGGCATCGCGCTGCGCCTGGCGGCCGCGCATGCGCAGCCGCTGTCGCTGCTGCGGCGCTCGGGTTTTGCCGATCAGCTGGGCGTGCACGGCATCGCCGCGACCCTGGCCGAGGCACTGGCCGAACCGCCGTCGGCAGACGCTGCTGCACAGCACAAGCCGTAA
- a CDS encoding DUF3460 family protein — MPLFWKPYKSDATQFIESLKQKDPQLEARQREGRNLLWDRPIDHTAESDFKQARVDQQPYVYQTKA, encoded by the coding sequence ATGCCGCTCTTCTGGAAACCCTACAAGTCCGACGCCACCCAGTTCATCGAGAGCCTCAAGCAGAAGGATCCGCAGCTCGAGGCCCGTCAGCGCGAAGGCCGCAACCTGCTGTGGGATCGCCCGATCGACCACACCGCCGAGTCCGACTTCAAGCAGGCGCGCGTCGACCAGCAGCCTTACGTCTACCAGACCAAGGCTTGA
- a CDS encoding segregation and condensation protein A: protein MSKPATRARADKPGPETPLPAASVDGTSPVVDNVAVATLYGEPLFALPQDLYIPPDALEVFLETFQGPLDLLLYLIRRQNFNILDIPMADVTRQYLAYVEQIRDRNLELAAEYLLMAAMLIEIKSRMLLPPKRAEGGDEAEDPRAELVRRLLEYERIKLGAAHLDALPVLGRDFLRAQVMIEQALAPSFPEVSLIDLRDAWADVLKRARLTQHHHISREHLSVREHMTQLLRRLQGRRFVEFHELFELNSSQPVRVVTFIAMLELARERLLEITQAEAFAPIYVRLAYQVKETGNNAESDLEA, encoded by the coding sequence TTGAGCAAGCCGGCCACGCGGGCCCGGGCCGACAAGCCGGGCCCGGAGACGCCGCTGCCTGCGGCGAGCGTCGACGGCACCAGCCCGGTGGTCGACAACGTGGCGGTGGCCACGCTCTACGGCGAGCCGCTGTTCGCGCTGCCGCAAGACCTCTACATCCCGCCCGATGCGCTCGAGGTCTTTCTCGAGACCTTCCAGGGCCCGCTCGACCTGCTGCTCTACCTGATCCGCAGGCAGAACTTCAACATCCTCGACATCCCGATGGCGGATGTGACGCGGCAGTACCTCGCCTACGTCGAGCAGATCCGCGACCGCAACCTCGAGCTCGCCGCCGAGTACCTGCTGATGGCGGCGATGCTGATCGAGATCAAGTCGCGCATGCTGCTGCCCCCGAAGCGGGCCGAGGGCGGCGACGAAGCCGAAGACCCGCGTGCCGAACTGGTGCGCCGGCTGCTCGAATACGAACGCATCAAGCTCGGCGCCGCGCATCTCGACGCGCTGCCGGTGCTGGGCCGCGACTTCCTGCGCGCGCAGGTCATGATCGAGCAGGCGCTGGCGCCGAGCTTTCCCGAGGTCAGCCTGATCGACCTGCGCGACGCCTGGGCCGACGTGCTCAAGCGCGCCCGGCTCACCCAGCACCACCACATCAGCCGCGAACACCTGTCGGTGCGCGAGCACATGACACAGCTGCTGCGGCGCCTGCAGGGCCGGCGCTTCGTCGAGTTCCACGAACTCTTCGAGCTGAACTCCAGCCAGCCGGTGCGGGTGGTCACCTTCATCGCGATGCTCGAACTGGCACGCGAACGACTGCTCGAGATCACCCAGGCCGAGGCATTCGCGCCGATCTACGTGCGCCTGGCGTATCAGGTCAAGGAAACCGGCAACAACGCGGAATCCGACCTCGAGGCGTAG
- a CDS encoding putative bifunctional diguanylate cyclase/phosphodiesterase yields MQPWWMATALVALLIGLVDPLLHRIEFISYDMLMELPGVLLRGAGDARHPPSGRLDPARLIQPLNESICHAVNLLPLLLLALLQQCRPRRFHVHGLWLLPLPMLVTGLALALWQLWIPTVGLSIGLVTGWLLTRNQELRSARMALQHERGQADATLQAITDSVITVDTGARVQYLNPSAERLAGHSLAEARGHAVGTLFQWDEPDAQTLEQALAECLQERRVVQVGLALRLKAPQGERQVQIIASPVFERQIESGLSGDRLDRPLRRAPADHDRDRVTGAVLALSDVTEALRAADKLQHEATHDALTGLPNRALLSDRLQHAVLGAQAGQRSVAVLFIDLDRFKRINDSLGHRHGDAVLKEVASRLQQCCRAHDTLARWGGDEFVVLLEDVPSRDAVAARAAQMIDSVTLEFAIDQVEVACGCSIGIAMAPQDGVAVDALLAMADTAMYRGKSRGGKRFEFYASEMPSWTREWLALETRLRHGLETQSFVLHYQPQVNLKTGQLVGLEALLRWRQPDGELWLPGRFLPVTEETGLILPIGEWVIREATQQLARWRDQGLPLVPVSVNVSTRQCLDRRLVQVVAEALLCSGIDAGLLKLEVTESTAMADLGHLRGLLVELRALGVQVAMDDFGTGFSSLSHLKHFQIDQIKIDPSFVRDISRDANGAAIVRATIALAHGLGLPVVAEGVESEEQMAFLSAHHCDIAQGFLYARAQDSDSVASMLSLSLATGTPLQSSTWQAMPEQPARIETATAAPT; encoded by the coding sequence GTGCAGCCCTGGTGGATGGCCACCGCGCTGGTCGCCCTGCTGATCGGGCTGGTCGACCCGCTGCTGCACCGCATCGAGTTCATCAGCTACGACATGTTGATGGAGCTGCCGGGCGTGCTGCTGCGAGGTGCCGGCGACGCGCGGCACCCACCGTCCGGGCGCCTGGACCCCGCGCGGCTGATACAGCCCCTGAACGAGTCGATCTGCCACGCGGTCAACCTGCTGCCGCTGCTGCTGCTGGCCCTGCTGCAGCAATGCCGGCCGCGGCGCTTTCACGTCCACGGCCTCTGGCTGCTGCCGTTGCCGATGCTGGTGACCGGGCTGGCGCTGGCGCTCTGGCAGCTCTGGATACCGACTGTCGGCCTGAGCATCGGGCTGGTCACGGGCTGGCTGCTGACACGCAACCAGGAGCTGCGCAGCGCGCGCATGGCGCTGCAGCACGAGCGCGGTCAGGCCGACGCCACGCTGCAGGCGATCACCGACAGCGTCATCACGGTCGACACCGGCGCTCGGGTGCAGTACCTCAACCCGAGCGCCGAACGACTGGCCGGTCACAGTCTGGCCGAGGCCCGCGGCCATGCCGTCGGCACGCTGTTCCAGTGGGACGAGCCGGACGCGCAGACACTCGAGCAGGCGCTGGCCGAATGCCTGCAGGAACGCCGCGTCGTGCAGGTCGGCTTGGCGCTGCGACTGAAGGCGCCGCAGGGCGAGCGCCAGGTGCAGATCATCGCCAGCCCGGTGTTCGAGCGCCAGATCGAATCCGGCCTGTCCGGCGATCGGCTCGACCGTCCGCTGCGCAGGGCGCCGGCCGATCACGACCGCGACCGCGTCACCGGGGCCGTGCTGGCGCTGAGCGATGTCACCGAGGCCCTGCGTGCGGCCGACAAGCTGCAGCACGAGGCCACCCACGACGCCCTCACCGGCCTGCCCAACCGGGCCTTGCTGAGCGACCGCCTGCAGCACGCCGTGCTCGGCGCGCAGGCCGGCCAGCGCAGCGTGGCGGTGCTGTTCATCGACCTCGATCGTTTCAAGCGCATCAACGACAGCCTCGGCCACCGCCACGGCGACGCCGTGCTGAAGGAAGTGGCCTCGCGCCTGCAGCAGTGCTGCCGCGCCCACGACACGCTGGCGCGCTGGGGTGGCGACGAATTCGTCGTGCTGCTCGAGGACGTGCCCAGCCGTGACGCCGTCGCTGCCCGCGCGGCGCAGATGATCGACAGCGTGACCCTCGAGTTCGCGATCGACCAGGTCGAGGTGGCCTGCGGCTGCAGCATCGGCATCGCGATGGCGCCGCAGGACGGCGTGGCGGTCGATGCCCTGCTGGCGATGGCCGACACGGCGATGTACCGCGGCAAGTCGCGTGGCGGCAAGCGGTTCGAGTTCTATGCCAGCGAGATGCCGTCCTGGACGCGCGAGTGGCTGGCGCTCGAGACCCGCCTGCGCCACGGCCTGGAGACGCAGAGCTTCGTGCTGCACTACCAGCCGCAGGTGAACCTCAAGACCGGCCAGCTGGTCGGCCTGGAAGCCCTGCTGCGCTGGCGTCAGCCCGACGGCGAGCTGTGGCTGCCAGGGCGTTTCCTGCCGGTCACCGAAGAGACCGGCCTGATCCTGCCGATCGGCGAATGGGTGATCCGCGAAGCCACCCAGCAGCTCGCCCGCTGGCGCGACCAGGGCCTGCCGCTGGTGCCGGTGTCGGTCAACGTGTCGACCCGCCAGTGCCTGGATCGCCGGCTGGTGCAGGTGGTGGCCGAAGCGCTGCTGTGCAGCGGCATCGACGCCGGGCTGCTCAAGCTGGAAGTCACCGAATCGACCGCGATGGCCGATCTCGGCCACCTGCGCGGCCTGCTGGTCGAGCTGCGCGCGCTGGGCGTGCAGGTGGCGATGGACGACTTCGGCACTGGTTTCTCGTCGCTGTCGCACCTCAAGCATTTCCAGATCGACCAGATCAAGATCGACCCCAGCTTCGTGCGCGACATCAGCCGCGATGCCAACGGCGCGGCGATCGTGCGCGCCACCATCGCGCTGGCCCACGGCCTGGGCCTGCCGGTGGTGGCCGAGGGGGTCGAGTCCGAGGAGCAGATGGCTTTTCTCTCCGCCCACCACTGCGACATCGCGCAGGGTTTCCTGTACGCCCGCGCCCAGGACAGCGACAGCGTCGCCTCGATGCTGAGCCTGAGCCTGGCCACCGGCACGCCGCTGCAGAGCTCGACCTGGCAGGCCATGCCCGAGCAGCCGGCCAGGATCGAGACCGCGACCGCGGCCCCGACCTGA
- a CDS encoding GMP reductase yields the protein MEIFDYDNVLLLPRQCRVESRSECDPSVEFGPRRFKLPVVPANMKTVLDERIARWLAANDYFYVMHRFDLDALAFARSMREQGLCVSISSGVKPADYAVIDSLATSGVGADYITIDIAHGHAESVRRMIAHIKQRLPEAFVIAGNVGTPEALIDLENWGADATKVGIGPGKVCITRLKTGFGTGGWQLSALKWCARVATKPIIADGGIRHHGDIAKSVRFGAAMVMVGSLFAGHEESPGDTVEVDGRLYKEYYGSASDFNKGEYKHVEGKRILEPVKGRLADTLREMREDLQSSISYAGGRQLSDLRRVNYVILGGENAGEHLLM from the coding sequence ATGGAAATCTTCGACTACGACAACGTCCTGCTGCTGCCGCGCCAATGCCGCGTCGAAAGCCGCAGCGAATGCGACCCCTCGGTCGAGTTCGGCCCGCGCCGCTTCAAGCTGCCGGTGGTGCCGGCCAACATGAAGACGGTGCTCGACGAGCGTATCGCCCGCTGGCTGGCCGCCAACGACTACTTCTACGTGATGCACCGCTTCGATCTCGACGCCCTGGCGTTCGCGCGTTCGATGCGCGAGCAAGGGCTCTGCGTGTCGATCAGCTCGGGCGTCAAGCCGGCCGATTACGCGGTGATCGACAGCCTGGCCACCAGCGGCGTCGGTGCCGACTACATCACCATCGACATCGCCCACGGCCATGCCGAGAGCGTGCGCCGGATGATCGCCCACATCAAGCAGCGCCTGCCCGAGGCCTTCGTGATCGCCGGCAACGTCGGCACGCCCGAGGCGCTGATCGACCTCGAGAACTGGGGCGCCGACGCCACCAAGGTCGGCATCGGCCCGGGCAAGGTCTGCATCACGCGGCTCAAGACCGGCTTCGGCACCGGCGGCTGGCAGTTGAGCGCGCTGAAGTGGTGTGCCCGCGTGGCGACCAAACCCATCATTGCCGACGGCGGCATCCGCCACCACGGCGACATCGCCAAGAGCGTGCGTTTCGGTGCCGCGATGGTGATGGTGGGCTCGCTGTTCGCCGGCCATGAAGAGTCGCCCGGCGACACGGTCGAGGTCGACGGCCGGCTCTACAAGGAGTACTACGGCTCGGCCAGCGACTTCAACAAGGGCGAATACAAGCACGTCGAGGGCAAGCGCATCCTCGAGCCGGTCAAGGGCCGGCTGGCCGACACGCTGCGCGAGATGCGCGAGGATCTGCAGAGCTCGATCAGCTACGCCGGCGGTCGCCAGCTGAGCGATCTGCGGCGCGTCAACTACGTGATCCTGGGCGGCGAAAACGCCGGCGAGCACCTGCTGATGTGA
- a CDS encoding GGDEF domain-containing protein → MNTTTWHKVITQGIDQSVDNPDVVMLVRQWQQSEQAGRRANLAQFAPSTWPQLAGQMMLLRREGPSDFRIYHHGAQIAVQLPFDPSGRFLSQLGGEMAGFFLDVCRDTAVGNQARYTVHLAHHSEAVSTWEQLLLPLVDDHGHDWLLVYRNALEWRHQRVDAMINATSAPMLCLRALSDERGVVLDWLILVANPALGRMFGIDPATLVGRTASAALPHWGELDLGADCVAAMRFGTSRELNRLVGNDDGELRQIAVNVGPLTDGVVLSLQDLTRLLQPRQGVRRLVGTDSLTGLADRREFDERIRAEVLCARRAGDGLSLVMAEIDHFPAYIQARGRHAADDVLRRVARLLAAACERENDIVARVGPQTFALLLPATDGEGAAEVVARLRRALDHLGLPHPDSPTAATLSLSLGLACFKRDGDELDLFERAEQALLEARLGGGHRVVIDPASVVGGQNTAASARVLAFGRGPLPGMEMHDVELPELALRESGFLTSETAALFSLAALTDVTHAGEGSRAGAWAGVPVKAWRHR, encoded by the coding sequence ATGAACACGACAACCTGGCACAAGGTGATCACGCAGGGGATCGACCAGTCGGTCGACAACCCCGATGTCGTGATGTTGGTCCGCCAATGGCAGCAATCCGAACAGGCCGGCCGTCGAGCCAACCTGGCCCAATTCGCGCCGAGCACCTGGCCGCAGCTGGCCGGACAGATGATGCTGCTGCGCCGCGAGGGGCCGTCCGACTTCCGCATCTACCACCACGGCGCACAGATCGCGGTGCAGTTGCCGTTCGACCCCTCCGGCCGTTTCCTGTCGCAGCTGGGCGGCGAGATGGCCGGCTTCTTCCTCGATGTCTGTCGCGACACCGCGGTCGGCAACCAGGCGCGCTACACCGTGCATCTCGCCCACCACAGCGAAGCCGTCTCGACCTGGGAGCAGCTGCTGCTGCCGCTGGTCGATGACCATGGCCATGACTGGCTGCTGGTCTACCGCAACGCCCTCGAATGGCGGCACCAGCGGGTCGACGCCATGATCAACGCCACCAGCGCGCCGATGCTGTGCCTGCGCGCGCTCAGCGACGAGCGCGGCGTGGTGCTCGACTGGCTGATCCTGGTCGCCAACCCGGCGCTCGGTCGCATGTTCGGCATCGATCCCGCGACGCTGGTCGGTCGCACCGCCAGCGCGGCCCTGCCGCATTGGGGCGAGCTCGACCTGGGTGCCGACTGTGTCGCGGCGATGCGCTTCGGCACGTCGCGCGAGCTCAACCGCCTGGTCGGCAACGACGACGGCGAGCTGCGCCAGATCGCCGTCAACGTGGGCCCGCTGACCGACGGCGTGGTGCTCAGCCTGCAGGATCTGACCCGGCTGCTGCAGCCGCGCCAGGGCGTGCGCCGGCTGGTCGGCACCGACAGCCTGACCGGCCTGGCCGACCGCCGCGAGTTCGACGAGCGCATCCGTGCCGAGGTGCTGTGCGCGCGCCGCGCCGGCGACGGCCTGAGCCTGGTGATGGCCGAGATCGACCACTTTCCGGCCTACATCCAGGCCCGTGGCCGGCATGCCGCCGACGACGTGCTGCGGCGGGTGGCGCGCCTGCTGGCGGCGGCCTGCGAACGCGAGAACGACATCGTCGCCCGCGTCGGCCCGCAGACCTTCGCGCTGCTGCTGCCCGCCACCGATGGCGAGGGTGCCGCCGAGGTGGTGGCACGTCTGCGCCGCGCCCTCGATCACCTGGGCCTGCCGCACCCGGATTCGCCCACTGCGGCCACGCTCAGCCTGAGCCTCGGGCTGGCCTGTTTCAAGCGCGATGGCGACGAGCTCGATCTGTTCGAGCGCGCCGAACAGGCCTTGCTCGAAGCCCGGCTCGGCGGCGGCCACCGGGTCGTGATCGATCCGGCCTCGGTGGTCGGCGGGCAGAACACCGCTGCCAGCGCTCGCGTGCTGGCCTTCGGCCGTGGCCCGCTGCCGGGCATGGAGATGCACGATGTCGAACTGCCCGAACTGGCCTTGCGCGAGTCCGGGTTCCTGACCAGCGAGACCGCCGCGCTGTTCAGCCTGGCCGCGCTCACCGACGTCACCCACGCGGGTGAGGGCAGCCGCGCCGGCGCCTGGGCCGGCGTGCCGGTGAAGGCCTGGCGGCACCGCTGA